The Anaplasmataceae bacterium AB001_6 genome has a segment encoding these proteins:
- the rodA gene encoding rod shape-determining protein RodA, translating to MFAFGLLVQFSSGHGDSRSFFLHQLLLFLLFLPFAVFLFFVKANIFYRYSYLFFVLSFVLLVFAFFIGVNAMGATRWIKFLGFQFQPSELIKIGIVLLLARYISDVGLKAVNSVFILFFMFLIVLCPLYVILKQPNLGTAIIISCIVMTILFSVGMYYTYVIFFVCALLVSIPIIWKYLLYDYQKVRILTFFNVENDKLTTGYNVLQSKIAIGSGGFCGRGFLSGTQTQLKFLPEKHTDFAFTVLAEEFGFLGSVLVFLLYYLLISSIIRITKYSDNIFYSITIVGVASIFSFHFLINVSMVMGALPVVGVPLPFISYGGSVLLSSMISISIVLSINKSIYALNNI from the coding sequence TTGTTTGCTTTTGGTCTGCTTGTACAATTTTCCTCAGGACATGGTGATTCTAGGTCGTTTTTTTTGCATCAATTGCTATTATTTTTGCTATTTTTACCCTTTGCTGTTTTTTTATTTTTTGTAAAAGCAAATATTTTTTATAGATATTCGTATCTATTTTTTGTTTTGTCATTTGTACTATTAGTGTTTGCATTTTTTATTGGTGTAAATGCTATGGGTGCCACTAGATGGATAAAATTTCTTGGATTTCAATTTCAGCCTTCAGAATTAATAAAGATTGGGATAGTTCTTCTTCTGGCACGATACATATCAGATGTGGGATTAAAAGCTGTAAATAGCGTTTTTATCTTATTTTTTATGTTTTTGATTGTTTTATGTCCTTTATATGTGATATTAAAACAACCTAATTTAGGGACAGCAATTATTATTTCTTGCATTGTGATGACAATTTTATTTTCTGTAGGAATGTACTATACTTACGTTATATTTTTTGTTTGTGCATTGCTTGTAAGTATACCCATTATATGGAAATACTTGTTGTATGATTATCAAAAAGTTAGAATTTTAACTTTTTTTAATGTTGAAAATGATAAGCTAACTACTGGTTATAATGTTCTACAATCTAAAATAGCAATAGGTTCTGGAGGGTTTTGTGGCAGAGGTTTTTTGTCAGGAACGCAGACACAACTTAAATTTTTACCAGAAAAGCATACAGATTTTGCGTTTACTGTATTGGCAGAAGAATTTGGATTTTTAGGTTCAGTTTTGGTATTTTTATTGTATTATCTTTTAATATCTTCTATTATAAGGATCACAAAATATTCTGATAATATATTTTATAGTATTACTATAGTAGGGGTTGCTTCTATCTTTTCTTTCCATTTTTTGATTAATGTCTCTATGGTAATGGGTGCACTTCCTGTAGTTGGTGTTCCGCTTCCATTTATATCTTATGGTGGAAGTGTTTTGCTATCCAGCATGATATCTATATCTATCGTCCTTTCGATAAATAAAAGTATATATGCATTAAATAATATATGA
- the bamA gene encoding outer membrane protein assembly factor BamA, translating into MKIKFFVFFLFCILFSFNDDVCAEQRSYEIKKITIQGLVDINENEFRNYLSIKVGQYYDYLSVISSYRELFDRYKLQDLSMQFDEKKGILHIKVQEGFIVEKIRFDNPDFNIFSYLSISSVIKEGKNNTKNNINKGKKFKILDRDAVLEDINFIYGYYFSKSRPDTKVYYTIEKYDNHPNSVELVYHIRVSEPIFIEKINFFGNDSISYLEILDVMSMREFEPYDKYFFGTGSRYLRPKIDYDAQNITKFYQSKGYHDFIIKDVVITDNANGSINIDFYFKEGDLYTVSDVLLDIDNKEYLKDDVLQKMKMIIEDCKSDVIGNILSNSRLMETKFEIENLLSQKSDNIWRISYDFRKKDQAKDKLEVYFSINKLKNNFIRKIDITGNNRTAEQYIRRELEISEGDVLNWEMLSKAKQKMFATSFFENVEIFENFHTKEGSDLTDLEFFMTERKTGSANVALQIDNTQDGIKFSIGYSENNFLGEAWNISSLFDLSVNNQYNFMFSIYRPKIYDTDISMGLRVFTNKVKRGEGKSALKYDWSYYKHAIGCKVYSAFKITDRLSNHIFYEIKRNKVNVTKNSDKISQIIMNDTKEILIDSSVGTNFVFDYRNFFLGNRIEGIRSDFSMQLAGIGGTENYVKTSISGKYTNFILSDVIDATLFSIYANFSAIYAYGSYYVNDANRFRLGMDQIRGFAISGIGPRDKETDDSLGGQIAFYANAQVNFPLYFFRNFIKASAFVDVGNLYHVNVEPELQHLVEENRLLRISVGPGILFNIPNMGVLRFDWGFPIKKHKQDKVSGLRISFVDVF; encoded by the coding sequence ATGAAAATAAAATTTTTTGTATTTTTTTTATTTTGCATCCTTTTTTCTTTTAATGATGATGTCTGTGCAGAACAAAGATCTTATGAGATAAAAAAAATTACGATTCAAGGGCTGGTTGATATAAATGAAAATGAATTCAGAAATTATTTAAGCATTAAAGTTGGTCAATATTATGACTATTTATCTGTTATTTCAAGTTATAGAGAATTGTTTGATAGATATAAATTGCAAGATTTAAGTATGCAGTTTGATGAAAAAAAAGGTATTTTACACATTAAGGTTCAAGAAGGTTTTATTGTAGAAAAAATAAGATTTGACAACCCTGATTTTAATATTTTTTCCTATTTATCTATAAGCAGTGTTATTAAAGAAGGTAAAAATAATACTAAAAACAACATAAATAAAGGTAAAAAATTTAAGATACTTGATAGAGATGCAGTTCTAGAAGATATAAATTTTATATATGGTTATTATTTTTCTAAATCTAGACCAGATACAAAAGTCTATTATACTATAGAGAAATATGACAACCATCCTAATTCCGTAGAATTGGTTTATCACATTAGAGTTTCAGAACCTATTTTTATTGAAAAAATTAATTTTTTTGGAAATGATTCTATATCATATCTAGAAATATTGGATGTGATGTCAATGAGAGAATTTGAACCTTATGATAAGTATTTTTTTGGAACCGGTAGTAGATATTTGCGTCCTAAAATTGATTATGATGCACAAAATATTACTAAATTTTATCAATCTAAAGGTTATCATGATTTTATAATAAAAGATGTCGTTATTACAGATAATGCTAACGGTTCTATCAATATAGATTTTTATTTTAAAGAAGGTGATTTGTATACAGTCTCAGATGTATTACTTGATATAGATAATAAAGAATATCTTAAAGATGATGTACTGCAGAAAATGAAGATGATTATAGAAGATTGTAAATCTGATGTAATTGGTAATATTTTATCTAATTCAAGACTTATGGAGACAAAATTTGAGATTGAAAATTTATTGTCACAAAAATCCGATAATATATGGAGAATTAGTTACGATTTTCGTAAAAAAGATCAAGCAAAAGATAAATTAGAAGTATATTTTAGCATCAATAAATTAAAAAATAATTTTATTAGAAAGATTGATATAACAGGTAATAATAGAACAGCAGAACAATATATTCGTCGAGAATTAGAGATATCAGAAGGTGATGTACTAAATTGGGAGATGTTAAGTAAAGCAAAGCAAAAAATGTTTGCTACATCCTTTTTTGAAAATGTTGAAATTTTTGAAAATTTTCATACTAAAGAAGGCAGTGATTTAACTGATTTAGAGTTTTTCATGACAGAAAGAAAAACTGGGAGTGCAAATGTGGCCTTGCAAATTGATAATACACAAGACGGTATAAAATTTTCAATTGGATATTCAGAAAATAATTTTTTAGGAGAAGCGTGGAATATTAGTTCACTCTTTGATCTATCTGTAAATAATCAATATAATTTTATGTTTAGTATATATAGACCAAAAATATATGATACGGATATATCTATGGGGCTTAGAGTATTTACTAATAAAGTAAAGCGTGGAGAGGGAAAATCAGCGTTAAAATATGATTGGAGCTACTATAAACATGCTATTGGTTGTAAGGTTTATAGTGCATTTAAAATTACAGATAGATTATCAAATCACATTTTTTATGAAATTAAAAGAAATAAAGTAAATGTTACCAAAAATTCTGATAAAATATCACAGATTATAATGAATGATACAAAAGAGATATTAATCGATTCATCTGTTGGAACTAATTTTGTCTTTGATTATCGTAACTTCTTTTTAGGAAATAGAATCGAGGGGATACGTTCTGATTTTTCTATGCAATTGGCAGGGATCGGGGGAACTGAAAATTATGTAAAAACTTCTATCTCTGGAAAATATACAAATTTTATTTTATCTGATGTTATTGATGCTACATTATTTTCAATTTATGCTAATTTTTCAGCTATTTATGCATATGGTTCATATTATGTAAATGATGCAAATAGATTTAGATTAGGAATGGATCAGATTAGGGGTTTTGCTATTTCCGGAATAGGTCCTCGAGATAAAGAAACAGATGATTCATTAGGAGGACAAATAGCTTTTTATGCTAATGCTCAAGTAAATTTCCCTCTCTATTTCTTCAGAAATTTTATAAAAGCTTCTGCTTTTGTGGATGTTGGAAATCTTTATCATGTAAATGTAGAACCAGAATTACAGCATTTAGTAGAAGAAAATAGATTACTTAGAATATCGGTTGGTCCAGGAATTTTGTTTAATATACCTAATATGGGTGTATTAAGATTTGATTGGGGTTTTCCAATTAAGAAGCATAAACAGGATAAAGTATCAGGTCTTCGAATTTCTTTTGTTGATGTTTTTTAG
- the ndk gene encoding nucleoside-diphosphate kinase has product MNSIERTLAIIKPDAFRKKIIGKIINYIEDSGLDIVECKLKKLKKSEVEDFYSVHKERDFFPDLLDYMISDKVVILLLEGYNAIQKYRDLMGNTDPKLADKGTIRGDFADNISENCVHGSDSKENAKIEIRYFFGI; this is encoded by the coding sequence GTGAATAGTATTGAAAGAACTTTAGCAATTATAAAGCCTGACGCTTTTCGTAAAAAGATAATTGGTAAAATTATTAATTATATAGAAGATAGCGGATTGGATATTGTAGAATGTAAATTGAAGAAGTTAAAAAAATCTGAAGTAGAAGATTTCTATTCTGTGCATAAAGAACGAGATTTTTTCCCTGATTTATTAGATTATATGATTTCTGATAAAGTTGTTATTTTATTATTAGAAGGATATAATGCTATACAAAAATATAGAGATTTAATGGGGAATACAGATCCTAAATTAGCTGATAAAGGAACTATAAGGGGCGATTTTGCAGATAATATATCAGAAAATTGTGTACATGGGTCTGATAGCAAAGAAAATGCAAAAATAGAGATTCGGTACTTTTTTGGTATTTAA
- the htpG gene encoding molecular chaperone HtpG, with protein MTVETKNPNIYSFEADARKTLELVINSIYKNNEVFLRELVSNASDACDKLRLLSLTNQDLIDHEHRFEITISSVKDKNIIKIKDTGIGMNEEDLKSNLGTIARSGTSKFIDMMKKQEQKNDLSTLIGKFGVGFYSIFMVAKKATVITKKAGEETAYKWLSDGMGTFEIIALNKEESKNIKGTEIELELKEEHTDFLDKFKIRNIVESYSEYTNFPIKFISEENGEVEILNSSNAIWLKNKKDVSDEEHQKFFNSVAHVGGAPWLVIHNRNEGGAIDFINLLYIPSIKPFDLFHPDRKCSVKLYVNRVFITEDAVELVPKNFRFVRGIVDCSDIPLNVSRETLQNDRNVLSIKKAITKKIINELAKKMKDDRQDYEKSFWINFGSVLKEGLCDHLTINDSEKFLSICLFYSLKHKKMITLDEYITDMLDTQNTIYYLSANNIEQAAVSPQTEGFLSRNMDVIVLTDPVDDFWTNIINNYKNIAIKSITRSNIDLQKNDKKNEDCDEKDDNVDNSEITQLIDYMKSILKDDVKDVIISKKLTTSPICLSVQEGAMDIRMERFMIEQKQLHSKTKKTLEINPDHPLIKNLIKMEHNSKLNSIIKMLFCQSCIVEGEEISSPSEFANDLTSLLLDTINIKV; from the coding sequence ATGACCGTAGAAACCAAAAATCCAAATATTTATAGCTTTGAAGCTGACGCAAGAAAAACGTTGGAATTAGTTATAAATTCTATATATAAAAATAATGAAGTTTTTTTAAGAGAACTTGTATCCAATGCTTCCGATGCATGCGATAAATTAAGGTTATTATCTTTAACTAATCAAGATCTAATTGACCATGAGCATAGATTTGAAATAACAATAAGTAGTGTAAAAGATAAAAATATAATAAAAATCAAAGACACTGGAATCGGGATGAATGAAGAAGATTTGAAAAGTAATCTTGGAACTATAGCACGATCCGGAACATCAAAATTCATAGATATGATGAAAAAACAAGAACAAAAGAATGATTTGAGTACTTTGATTGGAAAATTCGGTGTTGGTTTTTATTCAATATTCATGGTTGCAAAAAAAGCAACTGTAATAACAAAAAAAGCCGGTGAAGAGACCGCATACAAGTGGTTATCTGATGGTATGGGGACATTTGAAATAATTGCTTTGAATAAGGAAGAATCAAAAAATATAAAAGGAACTGAGATAGAATTAGAATTAAAAGAAGAACACACAGATTTTTTAGATAAATTTAAAATAAGAAATATAGTTGAATCATATTCAGAATATACAAATTTTCCAATTAAATTTATATCTGAAGAAAATGGAGAAGTTGAAATATTGAATTCATCTAATGCTATATGGTTGAAAAATAAAAAAGATGTTTCAGATGAGGAGCATCAGAAATTTTTCAATAGCGTTGCCCATGTTGGTGGAGCCCCTTGGTTAGTAATACATAATCGTAATGAAGGAGGAGCAATAGACTTTATAAATCTTCTTTATATACCATCAATAAAGCCTTTTGACCTTTTTCATCCTGACAGAAAATGCTCCGTAAAGCTTTATGTAAATAGAGTATTTATAACTGAAGACGCAGTTGAATTGGTTCCTAAGAATTTTAGATTTGTTCGAGGGATAGTCGATTGTTCTGATATACCTTTAAACGTCAGTAGAGAAACTTTACAGAATGATAGAAATGTTCTGTCAATAAAAAAAGCAATAACAAAAAAGATAATAAATGAATTAGCAAAAAAGATGAAAGATGATCGTCAAGATTATGAAAAATCTTTTTGGATTAATTTTGGCTCTGTTCTAAAAGAAGGTTTATGTGATCATTTAACCATTAATGATAGCGAGAAATTTTTATCAATATGCCTCTTTTACAGTTTGAAGCATAAAAAAATGATAACTTTAGATGAGTATATAACTGATATGCTAGACACTCAAAATACTATATATTATTTGAGTGCAAATAATATTGAACAGGCTGCTGTTAGCCCACAAACAGAAGGTTTTTTATCAAGAAATATGGATGTTATTGTCCTCACTGATCCAGTTGATGATTTTTGGACAAATATCATTAATAATTATAAAAACATTGCAATAAAATCTATCACCAGATCTAATATTGATTTACAAAAGAATGATAAAAAAAATGAGGATTGTGATGAAAAAGATGATAATGTTGATAACAGTGAAATTACCCAACTTATTGATTATATGAAATCAATTCTAAAAGATGATGTTAAGGATGTTATAATATCAAAAAAATTGACTACAAGCCCAATTTGCTTATCAGTACAAGAAGGAGCAATGGATATAAGAATGGAACGCTTTATGATTGAGCAGAAACAACTTCATTCTAAGACAAAAAAGACTCTGGAAATTAATCCTGATCATCCTTTGATAAAAAATTTGATTAAAATGGAACATAATTCAAAATTAAATTCCATCATTAAGATGCTTTTTTGTCAATCTTGCATTGTTGAAGGCGAAGAAATATCATCACCGAGCGAATTTGCTAATGATTTGACATCTCTTTTGTTGGATACAATAAACATTAAAGTTTAA
- a CDS encoding phosphotransferase has protein sequence MHLYNIDFDNFIKDKCSIKEDYELKGPFSDASGRLYFRVLLLDKPSSFILAYYPIYERHRFYDFINMAKFLNERCQIKAPKIYVEDYLSGLMLIEDFGDYSLFNHLKIANNNLYFIYKKAVEILHKVQNAQHSDYKFVSYNDNDLIEGIVKIRYYFYYKNFTYKDSYIRLLKDFFYNLLSDMKINRDVLSLRDYHSPNIFILNYDPEKKFDTIGLIDFQDAGLYNRFYDLASILYDSRIWINDKIRKDLFDFYYNKCEFINDSYCNSWDIFQTFALFRNLNVLGVFARQSIVFGNDKYLKFIPLIEKYIISIMSSYSNKGEFQKILKNCRLTTLV, from the coding sequence ATGCATTTATATAATATAGATTTTGATAACTTTATAAAAGATAAATGTTCTATAAAGGAGGATTATGAATTAAAGGGTCCTTTTTCTGATGCTTCTGGGAGGCTGTATTTTAGAGTACTGTTATTAGATAAACCTTCTTCTTTTATTTTAGCTTATTATCCTATCTATGAACGACATAGATTTTATGATTTCATCAATATGGCTAAATTTTTGAATGAAAGATGCCAAATAAAAGCTCCAAAAATATATGTTGAAGATTATTTATCTGGTCTAATGTTAATTGAAGATTTTGGAGATTATTCTTTATTTAATCATTTAAAAATCGCAAATAATAATTTATATTTTATCTATAAAAAAGCAGTAGAGATTTTGCATAAAGTTCAGAATGCTCAACATTCTGATTATAAATTTGTCTCCTATAATGATAATGATCTCATAGAGGGCATAGTAAAGATCAGATATTATTTTTATTATAAAAATTTCACTTATAAAGATTCATATATTAGATTATTGAAGGATTTTTTTTATAATTTGCTATCAGATATGAAAATAAATCGTGATGTTTTAAGTTTGCGTGACTATCATTCACCAAATATATTTATTCTGAATTATGATCCGGAAAAAAAATTTGATACTATAGGATTAATTGATTTTCAAGATGCTGGATTATATAACAGGTTTTATGATCTTGCCTCTATTTTATATGATTCTAGAATTTGGATAAATGATAAGATAAGAAAGGATTTATTTGATTTTTATTACAATAAATGTGAATTTATTAACGACTCTTATTGTAATTCTTGGGACATATTTCAAACTTTTGCTTTATTCAGAAATTTGAATGTACTAGGAGTATTTGCCAGACAATCTATAGTTTTTGGTAACGATAAATATCTGAAATTCATACCTTTAATAGAAAAATATATAATATCAATTATGTCTTCTTATTCTAATAAAGGAGAGTTTCAAAAAATATTAAAAAATTGTCGATTAACAACTCTGGTATAA
- a CDS encoding UDP-N-acetylglucosamine--N-acetylmuramyl-(pentapeptide) pyrophosphoryl-undecaprenol N-acetylglucosamine transferase, producing MKKKKKRIIIIAGGTGGHLFPAITLYKNCLNNSLDTYLISDKRSLKYKEKLAGIENLHITSIKPKSSGRFIFFFSAIISVIQSFCIFFKIKPDLIVSFGSYVSVPPMLIAAILNKNMILHESNAVIGKAIKLFMDCRKNIILSTGFPIVTDSKGNRIITDKYIHTENIVEKNVFFDPILNLEDKFTICIFGGSQGSDFIDKTIPSAILKLADKNNVKIIQQCKKENISLIKSIYDEKNIEYDIREFFNDLNCLIRTKVHLVICRSGAQTVTEITKMGKIVLYIPYPYAVDNHQLVNAKSIKGSKEYVDIIMQDNTDIKNITRKIQYVIDNFASLSKLIREDTDKNKSTSLLSLILNLNI from the coding sequence ATGAAGAAAAAAAAAAAGAGAATTATTATAATAGCAGGTGGAACGGGTGGACATCTGTTCCCTGCTATAACTTTATATAAAAACTGTCTCAACAACTCTTTAGATACTTATCTTATTTCCGATAAGAGATCTTTGAAATATAAAGAGAAGCTTGCTGGTATTGAAAATCTTCATATTACAAGTATTAAACCTAAATCTTCTGGTAGATTTATCTTTTTCTTCTCTGCTATAATTTCTGTTATTCAATCATTCTGCATTTTTTTTAAAATAAAACCTGATTTGATTGTAAGCTTTGGAAGTTATGTTTCTGTTCCTCCGATGTTAATTGCAGCAATTCTAAATAAAAATATGATATTGCATGAATCAAATGCCGTAATAGGAAAAGCAATAAAATTATTTATGGATTGTAGAAAAAATATTATATTATCTACAGGTTTTCCTATTGTCACTGATAGTAAAGGAAATCGTATTATTACAGATAAATATATCCATACAGAAAATATAGTGGAAAAAAATGTTTTTTTTGATCCTATTTTAAACTTAGAGGACAAATTTACTATTTGTATCTTTGGGGGAAGCCAAGGATCAGACTTCATAGATAAGACTATCCCTTCTGCCATATTGAAATTAGCTGATAAAAATAACGTAAAGATAATACAACAATGTAAAAAAGAAAATATAAGTCTTATTAAATCTATTTATGATGAAAAAAATATAGAATATGATATAAGAGAATTTTTTAATGACTTAAATTGTCTAATAAGAACTAAAGTACATTTAGTGATATGCAGATCCGGAGCACAAACAGTAACTGAAATAACAAAAATGGGGAAAATAGTCTTATATATTCCATATCCTTATGCTGTTGATAATCATCAATTAGTTAATGCAAAATCAATCAAAGGATCTAAAGAATATGTAGATATCATAATGCAAGATAATACTGATATTAAAAATATTACACGAAAAATTCAATATGTTATAGATAATTTCGCTTCATTGTCAAAATTAATAAGAGAAGATACTGATAAAAATAAATCAACTAGTTTACTCTCTTTGATTTTAAATTTAAATATCTAG